Sequence from the Sanguibacter keddieii DSM 10542 genome:
CGGTCCGCGCCCTGCCCGCCGGCCTGCTGCTGGTCGCGATCACCCGGCAGCTCCCGCACGGCGCGTGGTGGTGGCGCTCGCTCGTCCTGGGCGCCCTCAACATCGGCGGGTTCTTCGCGCTGCTCTTCGTGGCCGCCTACCGCCTCCCGGGCGGCGTGGCCGCTGCGGTCGGCGCGCTCCAGCCGTTGTTCGTCGCCCTGCTCGCGGTCGTCGTGCTGGGCCAGCGGCTCACAGCACGCACCCTGGTCGCGGGTGCCCTGGGTGTCGTCGGTGTCAGCCTCCTCGTGCTGCGCGGCGAGACCGGGCTCGACACCGTCGGCGTGCTCGCCGCGGCCGGGGCCGCGGTCTCGATGTCCTGCGGCGTGATCCTCGCCAAGCGGTGGGTATCCCCCGCGTCGCTCCTCGCGACCACGGGGTGGCAGCTCACCGCGGGAGGACTTCTCCTCGTCGCACCCGCGCTCGCCCTCGAGGGCCTGCCCTCGCACGTCACGGGCCAGAACCTGGCCGGGTACGCGTACCTGACCCTCGTCGGCTCCGTCCTCGGCTACTCGCTGTGGTTCCGGGGACTGCGCGCGCTCCCGGCGACCGACGTGACGTTCCTCGGGCTGCTCAACCCCGTCGTCGCGACCGCTCTCGGCTGGGCGGTGCTGGGTCAGACGCTCACCCCGCTCCAGCTGCTCGGCGGTGTCGTCGTGCTCGTCTCGCTCGTCGTCGCACAGCGGCAGCGACCGCCACGTGCGGACGACCTCGCCCGTTGATCTCACGCGGGTCGCGACTGCCAGACCGCGGTCACCCCGCTCACCCGGCCACCGTCCCGACGAGAAGGAGCGGTGCTCGTCCTGGGCGAGAGGACGAGCACCGCTCCCTGCTGCTGCACGCGGCTCCGGTCCTGCGCAGCAGCGGTACCGGCGGCATCGACGACCTGGTCGGCGGCCGCCCGTCAGGAGGCCGAGAGCGCCGCGGTGGGCGGCATCCTCGCGGCACGGATCGCCGGGTAGAGGCCTGCCACAGCCCCGATCAGGAGTGTCGCACCGAGCCCACCAGCGAGGATCACCGGCGGGATCGACGTCGCCCACCCCTGCGACGTGGCGTACACCGCGGTGATCCCGTAGCCGATGACCACCCCCGCGCCGCCACCGAGGACGGAGAGCAGCAGCGACTCCACGAGGAACTGCGTCCGCACCTGCCCCCGGGTGGCCCCGAGGGACCTCCTCAGGCCGATCTCGGACCGGCGCTCGAGGACCGAGATCACCATGGTGTTCGCGACGCCGATCCCCCCGACGAGCAGGGCGACCGCCCCGAGCCCGACGAGCAGACCCGTGAAGGCCGCGTCGGTCGCCTCCTTCGCCGCGAGCGCGTCCGACGGGCGCGACACGGCGACCTGGTTCGGGGCCGCCGGGTTCGCGGTAGCACCGAGGACGTCACGCACGGGGTCGACCGCCGAGTCCACGGTCCGCACGTAGATCCGCGACGGGTCCCCCGTCCAACCGAGCCGCTCGGACGCGACCTGCTTGCCCATGAGCACGCTCGAGTCGAGCTCGGGGGCGAGCTCGACCGGGTCGAGGACCCCGCTGACGCTGAACGGCTGCCCCTCGATGATCACGACCGTCTGCGGGTCCGGACCCGTCACCCCGAGGTGCTCGGCGGCCTTCGCCCCGAGGACGACGACGGGCAGACCGTCGGTCGCCGCCGACAGCCAGCGTCCGCTGGACATCGTGAGTCCGACGGTGCCGTACAGCTCCTCGTCCGCGGCCGAGACGGTGACACCCCCGTGCTCGAGCGGAGGCACGTGGTCGTTGCGCAGGGCGCGGGCGTCGGGGACGAGACCGACCGAGGCGGCCCCGGTCACGGGGGCGATGCGCCGGACCATGGAGACGGACTCGACAGGCAGCCGCGTCTCGGAACCGAGCGCGTCCTCCCCCGGCTCGACCCGCAGGAGGTTCGTCCCCAGCCGGGAGAGCGTCTCGTCGAGCTCCGCCCGGGACGACGTCGAGATGCCGACGACGGCGATCATCGCGGCGATGCCGATCGCGATCCCGAGCGCTGAGAGCACCGCACGCATCGGTCTGGTGCGCAGGCCCGTCGCGCCGACCCTGAACAGGTCGCCCGGGGCGAGCCTCGCCGGCCTCAGCATGGCTGCTCCGGCCGGGCAGGACGCTCGGGGCGTGCAGCCCGCACCGCCTCCGGGTGCTCGGGCGGCACGATGCGCCCGTCCCGGACCGTGACCTGCCGAGGCAGCATCGCGGCGAGGTCCCGGTCGTGGGTGATCACGACGATCGTGGTGCCCGCGGTGTTGAGCTCGCGGAGGAGCTCGACGATCCCGGCGCCCGAGACGGAGTCGAGCGCCCCCGTCGGCTCGTCCGCGAGGAGCAGCGGAGGTTCTCCGACGACGGCTCGCGCGATCGCGACCCG
This genomic interval carries:
- a CDS encoding ABC transporter permease — translated: MLRPARLAPGDLFRVGATGLRTRPMRAVLSALGIAIGIAAMIAVVGISTSSRAELDETLSRLGTNLLRVEPGEDALGSETRLPVESVSMVRRIAPVTGAASVGLVPDARALRNDHVPPLEHGGVTVSAADEELYGTVGLTMSSGRWLSAATDGLPVVVLGAKAAEHLGVTGPDPQTVVIIEGQPFSVSGVLDPVELAPELDSSVLMGKQVASERLGWTGDPSRIYVRTVDSAVDPVRDVLGATANPAAPNQVAVSRPSDALAAKEATDAAFTGLLVGLGAVALLVGGIGVANTMVISVLERRSEIGLRRSLGATRGQVRTQFLVESLLLSVLGGGAGVVIGYGITAVYATSQGWATSIPPVILAGGLGATLLIGAVAGLYPAIRAARMPPTAALSAS
- a CDS encoding EamA family transporter, coding for MLSKRQGLLLTTAVAPAVWATTYLVTSELLPPGRPFLAGAVRALPAGLLLVAITRQLPHGAWWWRSLVLGALNIGGFFALLFVAAYRLPGGVAAAVGALQPLFVALLAVVVLGQRLTARTLVAGALGVVGVSLLVLRGETGLDTVGVLAAAGAAVSMSCGVILAKRWVSPASLLATTGWQLTAGGLLLVAPALALEGLPSHVTGQNLAGYAYLTLVGSVLGYSLWFRGLRALPATDVTFLGLLNPVVATALGWAVLGQTLTPLQLLGGVVVLVSLVVAQRQRPPRADDLAR